The Polycladomyces zharkentensis genome includes a window with the following:
- a CDS encoding M24 family metallopeptidase, protein MQVRLEKLSSWIKQESIDAAFLTSTANVFYLSGFLCHPHERLLGLFVFPEAEPLLICPQMEVKQAKDAGWSYQILGYDDTQNPWEMIRDALIFRQIHPDGVRTLAVEKDHLSYRRAELLMSIFPDVRLVSAEEKMHQLRMIKDAQEIGIMREAARLADYGVEVGISALKEGVTETEVVAAIEMALKQKGIQGMAFSTMVLFGEKSGLPHGIPGNHRLQEGDLVLFDLGVVLEGYCSDITRTVAYRSVGEQQREIYETVLQAQLNALGKCKPGTPIGELDKTARDVIEKAGYGNHFPHRLGHGLGIEVHEYPSLTETNMDPLQPGMAITVEPGIYVEGVGGVRIEDDVIITEEGCEILTGFSKELRIVG, encoded by the coding sequence TACCTGTCCGGATTTCTTTGTCATCCGCATGAACGGCTGTTGGGGCTGTTTGTTTTTCCCGAAGCCGAACCGCTGTTGATCTGTCCGCAAATGGAAGTGAAACAGGCCAAAGATGCCGGATGGTCCTATCAGATCCTGGGTTACGACGATACCCAAAATCCGTGGGAAATGATCCGGGATGCGCTCATCTTCCGACAGATTCACCCGGACGGGGTTCGTACCCTGGCTGTGGAAAAGGATCATCTCTCCTACCGTCGTGCAGAATTATTGATGTCGATCTTTCCGGATGTCCGGCTCGTTTCGGCTGAAGAAAAGATGCATCAGCTGCGTATGATCAAAGATGCACAGGAGATCGGCATCATGCGGGAAGCGGCCCGCTTGGCCGATTATGGTGTGGAAGTGGGCATCTCCGCTTTGAAAGAAGGCGTCACCGAGACGGAAGTGGTCGCCGCGATCGAAATGGCGCTGAAACAAAAGGGGATTCAGGGCATGGCTTTTTCCACGATGGTGCTGTTCGGGGAAAAGTCCGGTCTGCCGCACGGCATACCGGGCAACCACCGTTTGCAGGAGGGAGATTTGGTCTTGTTCGACCTTGGGGTCGTACTGGAAGGTTACTGTTCGGACATTACCCGTACCGTCGCATACCGCTCGGTCGGAGAACAGCAGCGGGAAATCTATGAAACGGTGTTGCAGGCACAGCTCAACGCCCTGGGGAAATGCAAACCGGGAACGCCCATCGGAGAATTGGACAAGACTGCACGGGACGTGATCGAAAAAGCGGGCTACGGCAATCATTTTCCGCATCGGCTCGGACACGGTCTCGGCATCGAGGTGCATGAGTATCCTTCGTTGACCGAAACCAACATGGACCCGCTGCAACCGGGCATGGCCATTACCGTGGAGCCGGGTATCTATGTGGAGGGCGTCGGCGGTGTGCGGATCGAGGACGACGTGATCATCACCGAAGAGGGATGCGAGATTCTTACCGGTTTTTCCAAAGAATTGCGGATCGTGGGTTGA
- a CDS encoding class I adenylate-forming enzyme family protein, with protein MSVIGELLRHRARLSPDVEAVVSPTKRLTYREYNGIVNRLAHYLLQLQVQKGDRVALICKNSHYFPIIYMAAAKIGAVTVPINWRLKTDGIRYILEDCTPKVLFYDGEFDQVAPLLGTLPFLQQEIRMDIEEDDSFLEELVEGYPDEEPQVDVIGEDPAVIIYTSGTTGRSKGVVCTHTNMYAASIANTATLEWRYRDRFLVVTPLFHISGMIIPVCALVRGLTMVVNDQFHPVQIWDLLNAERINIMFSVPSMLSYMYESLKHQDADVPTLRMIICGGDKVPAELIRGMYDFGYHVVQVYGATEYAGAATFWLPEYGLETCESAGKAVYLTEMKIVDPTTGEALPPGEKGEVVLRGPLMFAGYWNMEEATREVIRNGWYHTRDVGWMDENGLLYVVDRLRDMIIHNGENVFPAQVESVINQLEEVAESAVVGVAHPVSGELARAYVVLKEGSSMTEEEIITHVRRHLPDHFLHEVVFAEELPKNSMGKVMKYMLRQHANQQEQVH; from the coding sequence GTGAGCGTCATTGGAGAGCTGCTACGCCATCGGGCGCGGTTGTCACCGGATGTGGAGGCGGTGGTGTCGCCGACGAAACGGTTGACATACCGGGAATACAATGGGATCGTGAACAGGTTGGCCCATTACCTGCTCCAATTGCAAGTGCAAAAAGGGGATCGGGTTGCACTTATTTGCAAAAACAGTCATTATTTTCCGATTATCTATATGGCTGCGGCGAAAATCGGCGCCGTAACGGTACCGATCAACTGGCGGCTCAAAACGGATGGCATTCGTTACATATTGGAAGACTGCACCCCCAAAGTTCTGTTTTACGACGGAGAATTTGATCAGGTTGCGCCTTTGTTGGGAACGCTTCCTTTCCTTCAGCAGGAAATTCGCATGGATATAGAAGAAGACGATTCCTTTTTGGAGGAGTTGGTGGAAGGATATCCCGATGAAGAGCCGCAGGTGGATGTGATCGGGGAAGATCCCGCCGTGATCATCTATACCTCCGGAACCACCGGCCGTTCCAAAGGGGTCGTATGTACCCACACCAATATGTACGCAGCCAGCATCGCCAACACGGCCACATTGGAATGGCGGTACCGGGATCGGTTTTTGGTGGTCACCCCGTTGTTCCACATCAGTGGTATGATCATTCCCGTCTGTGCCCTGGTTCGTGGCCTTACGATGGTCGTGAACGACCAATTCCACCCCGTACAGATTTGGGATCTCCTGAATGCTGAGAGGATTAACATCATGTTTTCCGTGCCGTCGATGCTCAGCTACATGTATGAGTCGTTGAAGCATCAGGATGCGGATGTGCCTACCCTTCGCATGATTATCTGCGGCGGGGACAAGGTGCCGGCGGAGTTGATCCGGGGGATGTACGATTTCGGGTATCATGTGGTGCAGGTGTACGGCGCGACGGAGTATGCGGGAGCCGCCACGTTTTGGTTGCCGGAATATGGTCTGGAGACATGCGAATCCGCTGGAAAAGCCGTTTATCTGACCGAGATGAAAATCGTCGATCCCACCACGGGCGAAGCATTGCCTCCGGGTGAAAAAGGAGAAGTGGTTTTAAGGGGACCATTGATGTTCGCAGGGTACTGGAATATGGAGGAAGCCACCCGGGAAGTGATTCGAAATGGTTGGTACCATACGCGGGACGTGGGCTGGATGGATGAGAACGGCTTATTGTACGTGGTCGACCGGCTGCGGGACATGATCATCCACAACGGGGAAAATGTGTTTCCGGCACAAGTGGAATCGGTTATCAATCAGTTGGAGGAAGTGGCCGAGTCCGCCGTGGTCGGTGTCGCGCATCCTGTAAGTGGCGAACTTGCCCGGGCTTATGTCGTGCTGAAAGAAGGAAGCTCGATGACCGAAGAAGAGATCATCACCCATGTCCGCCGGCATTTGCCCGATCACTTTCTGCATGAAGTCGTCTTTGCGGAGGAACTGCCGAAAAACAGCATGGGGAAAGTGATGAAGTACATGCTTCGTCAACATGCCAATCAACAAGAACAGGTGCATTGA
- a CDS encoding alkaline phosphatase D family protein gives MSKICEWPKSGRRRSVPKPAARPANPFARRKVESFPLADCRTPYQTYRSDPDLQRLHERHAMIAIWDDHEFAMDS, from the coding sequence GTGTCAAAAATCTGTGAATGGCCAAAAAGCGGTCGGCGACGCTCAGTACCAAAACCCGCTGCCCGACCGGCAAATCCATTTGCCCGGCGGAAAGTCGAAAGCTTCCCTCTGGCGGACTGCCGAACACCATATCAAACTTACCGATCCGATCCCGATCTGCAGCGCCTGCATGAACGACATGCCATGATCGCCATTTGGGATGATCACGAATTTGCCATGGACAGTTGA
- a CDS encoding amidase domain-containing protein has translation MKRKVLFLMGLVVVVGLGTAYAFSDTLFGGPPKSVKKTESVPMTAVTDEPEDQGQNLDEELSSIQKNADGEQTTGKKLSYYANYSVSKEEIKRDHQEAIRISADRIKKKKLDIKPDLDDPKYRDFIKGMATDLASYSKEERDKIIQYARDVDRYEDQEKNKRINELEKKLAAGEKLTGTELAELRDLLPNKKGNLPMTLDRSPKSGKEKEEVKGSPETVKGSEPKSQPKQGTDQQEGEGISTQPAPADGSGQGTNPEQPAIPEQPATDDQQNAVGGNQGETRTPGSNNSEPNQGSADREQNVPGQPGNAPSGEVPGSTAPNEQGNGSDGSSGGGTVQPQPGDDQNKGNPPSSRLIPYDREAARDYAYQWWNKRNNEQFGYYSRVSGGCYNCWYDCTNFASQVMKAGGLVEWKKTNYWYYSDKKPSYSWGVANSLYKHLKFRAKPVRSMFDLQIGDVVQADLDGDGDIDHSAVVTKVTPTEVYVTQHTTDKKDNPLSLWILYGFKVYGWDIQSANYEAPTGN, from the coding sequence TTGAAGAGAAAGGTTTTGTTCCTGATGGGGTTGGTGGTCGTTGTCGGCTTGGGCACGGCTTACGCCTTTTCCGACACATTGTTCGGCGGACCGCCCAAATCGGTCAAAAAGACGGAGTCGGTTCCGATGACGGCCGTGACGGATGAACCGGAGGATCAAGGGCAGAACTTGGATGAGGAGTTGTCCTCGATTCAGAAGAATGCCGACGGGGAGCAAACAACAGGGAAAAAGCTCTCCTATTATGCCAACTATTCGGTCAGCAAAGAAGAGATCAAGCGCGATCACCAAGAAGCGATTCGAATCTCAGCAGATCGCATCAAAAAGAAAAAGCTGGACATCAAGCCGGATCTGGATGATCCGAAATACCGCGATTTCATCAAGGGGATGGCGACGGATCTCGCTTCTTACAGCAAAGAAGAGCGGGATAAGATCATTCAGTACGCCAGGGACGTGGACCGCTACGAAGACCAAGAGAAGAACAAGCGGATCAACGAGCTGGAAAAGAAGTTGGCTGCCGGTGAAAAGTTGACGGGGACCGAACTGGCGGAACTGCGGGATCTGTTGCCGAACAAAAAAGGAAATCTGCCCATGACCCTGGATCGCTCGCCGAAATCCGGCAAAGAAAAAGAAGAAGTGAAAGGGTCACCGGAAACGGTCAAAGGGTCCGAACCCAAGTCCCAACCGAAACAAGGCACTGACCAACAAGAGGGAGAAGGAATCTCCACCCAGCCTGCACCGGCGGATGGCAGTGGTCAGGGAACCAATCCGGAACAACCCGCAATTCCGGAACAACCTGCAACCGATGACCAGCAAAATGCGGTCGGCGGTAATCAGGGAGAAACCCGTACACCCGGGTCCAACAACAGTGAACCCAACCAGGGAAGTGCGGATCGGGAACAAAACGTCCCGGGCCAACCGGGCAATGCACCGAGCGGCGAAGTGCCGGGTTCCACCGCCCCCAATGAGCAAGGGAACGGGAGCGATGGCAGCAGCGGTGGCGGCACGGTGCAACCCCAACCGGGCGACGATCAAAACAAGGGTAATCCACCTTCGTCCCGTCTGATCCCGTACGACCGGGAAGCAGCCAGGGATTACGCGTACCAATGGTGGAACAAACGGAACAATGAGCAATTCGGCTATTACAGCCGGGTCAGCGGCGGATGTTACAACTGTTGGTACGATTGCACCAATTTCGCTTCGCAAGTGATGAAAGCGGGTGGATTGGTGGAATGGAAGAAAACGAACTACTGGTATTACAGCGACAAGAAACCGTCCTATTCCTGGGGTGTGGCCAACAGCTTGTACAAACATCTGAAATTCCGTGCAAAACCAGTGCGGTCGATGTTTGACCTGCAAATCGGCGACGTGGTGCAGGCCGATCTGGATGGTGACGGTGACATCGACCATTCCGCCGTGGTAACGAAAGTAACACCGACCGAGGTGTACGTCACCCAGCACACCACGGATAAAAAGGATAACCCGTTGAGTCTGTGGATCCTGTACGGGTTCAAAGTGTACGGTTGGGATATTCAATCGGCCAACTATGAAGCACCGACCGGTAATTGA
- a CDS encoding TetR/AcrR family transcriptional regulator: protein MTTKQRIQQTAIRLFAQYGYEGASLSMIAREVGIRKPSIYAFFASKEALFLSVFEEIMKAHFADTQKLFASLQDKPVKERLYRLLTNGLTYASEHGEAFAFYQRAMLFSPPALQEKIRDRFLEAETWLTRVLKDCFKEGIRTGVIREANLDDLIASYLCLLDGVLIQLFYYGPEMLRRRIDGIWRIYWSGISQ, encoded by the coding sequence TTGACCACCAAACAGCGTATTCAACAAACCGCGATTCGCCTTTTTGCCCAATATGGTTATGAGGGCGCCTCCCTGTCGATGATCGCTCGGGAGGTGGGCATTCGAAAGCCTTCCATCTACGCTTTTTTTGCAAGCAAAGAGGCTTTGTTTCTGTCCGTCTTTGAAGAGATCATGAAGGCACATTTTGCCGATACCCAGAAATTGTTCGCTTCTTTGCAAGACAAACCGGTGAAAGAGCGATTGTACCGGCTGTTGACGAACGGCCTGACCTACGCATCCGAACACGGTGAAGCGTTCGCGTTTTACCAACGTGCGATGTTGTTTTCTCCCCCTGCTCTGCAGGAGAAGATCCGTGATCGGTTTTTGGAGGCCGAAACCTGGCTGACACGTGTTTTAAAGGATTGTTTCAAAGAAGGGATCCGAACGGGCGTCATTCGCGAGGCGAATCTCGATGATCTGATCGCCTCATACCTTTGTTTGTTGGATGGTGTACTGATTCAGTTGTTCTACTACGGTCCGGAAATGCTCCGTCGACGGATCGACGGCATTTGGCGGATCTACTGGTCGGGAATTTCACAGTGA
- a CDS encoding DMT family transporter: MAWLYLLAAGILEVVWAIGLKYQKTIPIAVTIGGMIGSFLLLSASLKTLPVGTAYAIWTGIGAAGTVLVGMLFFDEPKTALRLVFLVLIIGGIVGLKLTSAH, from the coding sequence ATGGCTTGGTTGTATCTGTTGGCGGCGGGTATATTGGAAGTAGTGTGGGCCATCGGGCTCAAGTATCAAAAAACGATCCCGATTGCTGTGACCATCGGTGGCATGATCGGCAGTTTTTTGTTGTTGTCCGCATCATTGAAAACGTTGCCCGTCGGCACCGCGTATGCCATATGGACCGGCATCGGGGCGGCCGGTACGGTATTGGTGGGCATGTTGTTTTTTGACGAGCCCAAAACCGCGCTCCGATTGGTTTTTCTGGTGCTGATCATCGGCGGCATTGTGGGACTGAAACTGACATCGGCTCATTAA
- the sigK gene encoding RNA polymerase sporulation sigma factor SigK, with product MPEILAALAMMLREAVLFVSYIKNNAFPQPLSEEEEEKHLRLMAQGDKKARNTLIEHNLRLVAHIVKKFENTGEDSEDLISIGTIGLIKAIESYQTDKGTKLATYAARCIENEILMHLRSLKKARKDVSLHDPIGTDKEGNEITLIDVLGTERDEVMDLVQMKIEKKKIYGHLHILDEREQEVIKSRFGLNGEDEKTQREIAKELGISRSYVSRIEKRALIKLFHEFYRVKSGK from the coding sequence GTGCCGGAAATATTGGCGGCTTTGGCAATGATGCTGAGGGAGGCAGTTCTGTTTGTCTCGTATATCAAAAACAACGCATTTCCCCAACCTCTCTCGGAAGAGGAGGAAGAAAAGCATCTCAGGCTCATGGCCCAAGGGGACAAAAAAGCACGCAACACCTTGATCGAACACAACTTGCGGTTGGTTGCCCACATCGTCAAAAAGTTCGAGAACACGGGAGAAGATTCGGAAGACCTGATTTCCATCGGCACGATTGGTCTCATCAAGGCCATCGAGTCCTACCAAACTGACAAGGGCACCAAATTGGCCACCTATGCAGCGCGATGCATTGAGAATGAGATTCTGATGCATCTGCGGTCGCTCAAAAAGGCTCGTAAAGATGTCTCACTGCATGACCCGATCGGAACCGACAAAGAGGGGAATGAAATCACCCTCATTGATGTATTGGGTACCGAACGGGATGAAGTGATGGATTTGGTACAGATGAAGATTGAGAAGAAGAAAATTTACGGCCATCTGCATATCTTGGATGAACGGGAGCAAGAGGTGATCAAAAGCAGGTTTGGCTTGAACGGGGAGGATGAGAAAACGCAACGGGAGATCGCAAAAGAGCTGGGGATCTCACGCTCGTATGTGTCACGGATTGAAAAGCGGGCACTCATCAAGCTGTTTCACGAGTTTTACCGGGTGAAAAGCGGTAAGTAG
- a CDS encoding serine hydrolase, with protein sequence MLHRWWKRACSILLGFSLLLPLPAEAHQPDRINTPFTWEHPAPFTPVLHAATPESVGMRETPLDAVDAFIQQSIADRAMPGAVVLVARSGGVVKHTAYGDAARYLDDQGTVMEHPVPMRQDTIFDVASISKIFTAVAVMKLYEQGKFRLDDPVARYLPEFAQNGKEKVTIRQLMTHTSGFRPGPLTPLYKVPGSREDRLRYVLTHPLDHEPGTTYVYSDLNYITLGALVERLSGERLDRFVKEQITAPLGMKDTMYHPPAELKHRIAATEYQPWTGRGLVWGQVHDENAWALGGVAGHAGVFSTARDLAVFSQMILNKGAYGGKRILRPDTVKLMEVNQTGMFPGQDHGLGWELNQHWYMDALASPRTMGHTGYTGTSLVIDRANGVIAVLLTNRVHPTRQTVSTNPVRRQFARFVADAIPVNLPGKEEAWFAGYGDNLDRLLTSDRLDPSEKPHSLSFMTWYRIQPDRDQGVVEVSADGTHWTAIGSPMSGSGEWRRITLTLPAQTRYVRFRYHTDTYGNGRGWYVQNPVVTDESGKAIPLDWSSDGWEIRCD encoded by the coding sequence ATGTTGCACAGATGGTGGAAACGAGCATGTTCCATCTTGTTGGGATTCAGCCTGCTGCTGCCGCTTCCCGCGGAGGCTCATCAACCGGACAGGATAAACACGCCGTTTACATGGGAGCATCCCGCTCCGTTCACCCCCGTCCTGCATGCTGCAACACCGGAGTCCGTCGGGATGAGGGAAACGCCGCTCGACGCCGTGGATGCTTTCATTCAACAATCGATTGCCGATCGCGCCATGCCTGGAGCGGTGGTGTTGGTGGCCAGAAGCGGCGGGGTGGTCAAGCATACCGCATACGGTGATGCCGCCCGCTACCTTGACGATCAGGGAACGGTGATGGAACATCCGGTGCCGATGCGTCAGGACACGATCTTCGATGTGGCTTCCATCAGCAAAATCTTTACTGCTGTGGCGGTCATGAAATTGTATGAACAGGGGAAATTCCGCTTGGATGACCCGGTGGCCCGCTACTTGCCGGAATTTGCGCAAAACGGCAAGGAAAAGGTGACGATTCGTCAGCTGATGACGCACACGTCCGGTTTTCGTCCCGGGCCGCTTACGCCGTTGTACAAGGTGCCCGGAAGCAGGGAAGATCGGTTGCGGTATGTTCTGACTCATCCGTTGGACCATGAACCGGGAACCACCTACGTGTATTCGGATTTGAATTACATCACGTTGGGAGCGTTGGTGGAGCGATTGTCCGGTGAGCGGCTGGACCGGTTTGTCAAGGAACAGATCACCGCGCCATTGGGGATGAAGGACACGATGTATCATCCTCCCGCAGAGTTGAAGCATCGGATTGCCGCCACAGAGTATCAGCCGTGGACGGGACGCGGATTGGTGTGGGGGCAGGTTCACGACGAAAACGCCTGGGCGTTGGGAGGCGTGGCCGGTCATGCCGGTGTCTTCTCCACGGCGCGCGATTTGGCGGTTTTCAGCCAGATGATTCTCAACAAAGGGGCCTATGGTGGCAAACGCATTCTCCGCCCGGATACGGTGAAACTGATGGAGGTCAATCAAACCGGGATGTTCCCGGGACAGGATCACGGCTTGGGTTGGGAGCTGAACCAACATTGGTATATGGACGCGTTGGCCTCTCCCCGTACCATGGGGCACACCGGCTATACCGGCACCTCGTTGGTCATTGACCGCGCCAACGGTGTGATCGCTGTCTTGTTGACCAACCGGGTCCATCCTACCCGTCAAACGGTTTCCACCAACCCGGTACGCCGGCAGTTCGCCCGATTCGTGGCCGATGCGATCCCCGTCAACCTGCCCGGCAAAGAGGAAGCGTGGTTTGCCGGATACGGTGACAATCTCGACCGGCTGCTGACGTCCGACCGGTTGGACCCTTCAGAGAAACCTCACAGTCTCTCTTTCATGACGTGGTACCGCATACAGCCGGACCGTGATCAGGGAGTGGTGGAAGTGTCAGCGGACGGTACCCATTGGACCGCCATCGGTTCGCCGATGAGCGGCAGTGGGGAGTGGAGGCGGATCACGCTGACGCTGCCTGCTCAAACCCGTTATGTCCGTTTCCGCTATCATACGGACACCTATGGCAACGGCCGCGGATGGTATGTGCAAAATCCGGTGGTGACGGATGAAAGCGGGAAAGCCATTCCGCTGGATTGGTCATCCGATGGGTGGGAGATACGTTGTGATTGA
- a CDS encoding AEC family transporter: protein MFVEVILPVFLIFALGYAGQKRLRMDVRSLSTASMYLMSPLLVFRTLYAADIDRQYIYVTIYSLALCLILIGWVKITARIRGYTKSEESGLILATAFMNSGNLGVPVVLFAFGQAGLHYAIVIMVVQTILMSTLGIYYAAKGSAAGEQAIASVVKMPIIHAAVLGLLWNAWGWEVPRSLLQVIDFVADAAIPTIMLALGMQLAEIPLNRLDWEKVGFSLLSRLILSPVIAWCIAIWLPVDPLLKQVMVVAAAMPSAANTTMYSLQFGSEPKLVSGITLLSTVISAVSLTVVLGMLR from the coding sequence ATGTTTGTTGAGGTGATTCTACCGGTTTTTCTGATCTTCGCCTTGGGTTACGCGGGTCAAAAGCGTTTGCGGATGGATGTGCGATCCCTTTCCACGGCCTCGATGTACCTGATGTCGCCGTTGTTGGTTTTCCGAACCTTGTACGCGGCGGACATCGACCGGCAGTACATATATGTCACCATCTACTCGCTGGCACTCTGCCTGATCTTGATCGGCTGGGTGAAAATAACGGCACGCATCAGGGGATATACGAAATCGGAAGAAAGCGGTCTGATTTTGGCCACTGCGTTTATGAACAGCGGCAACTTGGGTGTTCCTGTCGTCTTGTTTGCGTTCGGTCAGGCCGGTTTGCATTACGCCATTGTCATCATGGTGGTGCAAACGATCTTGATGAGCACACTCGGCATCTATTATGCGGCCAAAGGCAGCGCGGCCGGTGAACAGGCGATCGCGTCCGTGGTCAAAATGCCGATCATCCATGCCGCTGTGCTGGGGCTTCTGTGGAATGCCTGGGGCTGGGAAGTACCCCGCAGTTTGTTGCAGGTGATCGACTTCGTTGCGGACGCGGCCATTCCCACGATCATGCTGGCCTTGGGTATGCAGTTGGCCGAAATTCCGCTCAACCGTCTCGACTGGGAGAAAGTCGGTTTTTCTCTTTTGTCACGGTTGATCCTCTCCCCCGTCATCGCTTGGTGCATCGCCATTTGGTTGCCCGTGGACCCGCTGCTCAAGCAGGTGATGGTGGTGGCTGCGGCGATGCCCTCAGCCGCCAATACGACGATGTATTCGTTGCAATTCGGCAGTGAACCCAAACTGGTTTCGGGCATCACTCTGTTGAGTACCGTGATCAGTGCGGTCAGTTTGACGGTGGTACTCGGGATGTTGCGTTGA
- a CDS encoding peptidoglycan D,D-transpeptidase FtsI family protein, which translates to MKTKTRFTGRGWATGLVFFLAFAAVAARLSHIQLMTSKQADLIARAQEQQSREYVVDSGRGMILDRHGDPIVGERGKRLIAFPMDRQQVRLHTAKLKRVAEIAGYSYDALIRKLMTLKKPQSLPTPEGNDWMVTPDQEREIQALHIPGIHVMETDNRSSPYGLARQLIGRVARDPFLLRERYGEELAGGTYQPLSRIGISGLEASFEPFLRSPSENVITYAVDGRGRPLNGLRLKQLSDKGGSDAVSYQVVTALDRRMQHAVEKILNDEGVADGAVVLQEIATGDVLAMASRPLPDDGSFQERPWDNRAVMETVPGSIFKTVVAIAALDTGIVKPDTVFICRGELGRYGLRDAKPGGHGKQTFAQAFAHSCNVVFARLAERLGGETIEKYARKLGLAQKVSWNGSVFHESDFRQLLEEQTGMIFSGKAARRDRGAVAQTGIGQRDVRMTPLQAANLVTSLFHDGQSLTPRLVLRVQSPDGRAVAVFRPQAYKETFRIKPKTLVQVRRMMRSAVTEGTAVAVQDAKWKLAGKTGTAQVGINKDRYNKWMIGYGPYDQPRYSVSVVLRGVSDSQDPRALRIFQRVMDEVALIEAEERDDGKRK; encoded by the coding sequence TTGAAGACCAAAACAAGGTTCACCGGACGGGGATGGGCGACAGGGCTGGTGTTTTTCCTGGCCTTTGCCGCTGTGGCTGCTCGTTTGTCCCACATTCAACTGATGACATCCAAACAAGCGGATCTGATCGCACGGGCACAGGAGCAACAAAGCAGGGAATACGTGGTAGACAGCGGACGGGGCATGATCTTGGACCGGCATGGCGATCCCATCGTCGGAGAACGAGGCAAGCGATTGATCGCCTTTCCGATGGACCGGCAACAGGTGCGGCTTCATACGGCCAAACTGAAACGTGTGGCAGAGATCGCGGGGTATTCATACGATGCGTTGATCCGGAAGTTGATGACATTGAAAAAACCGCAATCCCTGCCGACGCCGGAGGGGAACGATTGGATGGTCACCCCGGATCAGGAGCGAGAGATTCAAGCACTTCACATTCCCGGTATCCATGTGATGGAGACGGATAATCGGTCGTCCCCGTACGGGTTGGCACGGCAGTTGATCGGCAGGGTGGCGCGGGACCCGTTTTTGCTGCGCGAACGATATGGTGAGGAATTGGCAGGTGGCACGTATCAACCGCTTTCGCGGATCGGGATATCCGGTCTGGAAGCCTCCTTTGAGCCGTTTTTACGCAGTCCGTCCGAAAATGTGATTACCTATGCCGTGGACGGAAGGGGCCGGCCCTTGAACGGACTTCGCCTGAAGCAATTGTCGGACAAGGGTGGCTCGGACGCTGTTTCCTATCAGGTTGTCACCGCATTGGATCGACGGATGCAGCATGCGGTGGAAAAGATCCTCAATGATGAGGGAGTGGCCGATGGAGCAGTGGTGTTGCAGGAGATTGCCACCGGCGATGTACTCGCGATGGCCAGTCGCCCGTTGCCCGACGACGGCTCTTTTCAGGAACGTCCTTGGGACAACCGGGCAGTGATGGAAACCGTGCCCGGGTCCATTTTCAAAACAGTGGTCGCGATTGCCGCATTGGATACGGGGATCGTCAAGCCCGATACGGTGTTTATCTGCAGAGGAGAGTTGGGACGTTACGGATTGCGCGATGCCAAACCGGGAGGACACGGGAAACAGACTTTCGCCCAGGCGTTTGCCCATTCCTGCAACGTCGTGTTTGCCCGGTTGGCGGAACGGCTGGGGGGAGAGACCATCGAAAAATATGCCCGAAAGCTGGGGCTGGCACAAAAAGTGAGCTGGAACGGGTCGGTATTTCACGAATCCGATTTCCGACAACTGCTGGAAGAACAGACGGGCATGATTTTCTCCGGGAAGGCGGCTCGACGGGATCGCGGAGCAGTGGCACAAACCGGAATCGGTCAACGGGATGTTCGTATGACGCCGTTGCAGGCGGCCAATTTGGTAACATCCCTGTTTCACGACGGTCAATCGTTGACTCCCCGTCTGGTGTTGCGGGTGCAAAGTCCCGACGGCCGAGCGGTTGCGGTATTTCGACCGCAGGCCTATAAGGAAACATTCCGGATCAAACCGAAGACATTGGTACAGGTACGGCGCATGATGCGTTCAGCTGTTACGGAGGGAACGGCTGTTGCAGTCCAAGACGCCAAGTGGAAGCTGGCGGGGAAAACGGGTACGGCCCAAGTGGGAATAAACAAGGACCGATACAACAAATGGATGATTGGATACGGTCCCTATGATCAGCCGCGATATTCGGTGTCCGTCGTGCTGCGGGGCGTTTCCGACAGTCAGGACCCCCGGGCCTTGCGCATTTTTCAACGTGTGATGGACGAAGTGGCGTTGATCGAAGCGGAAGAACGTGACGACGGGAAACGAAAATAG
- the tatA gene encoding twin-arginine translocase TatA/TatE family subunit — MIGNIGFPELLLILLLVLLLFGSKRLPEVGRSIGMTLKELKRSASGVLDDEDRSREKTAPQETEVKSATKS, encoded by the coding sequence ATGATCGGCAATATTGGTTTTCCTGAGCTTTTGTTGATCCTGTTGCTGGTATTGTTGCTGTTCGGCTCCAAACGGTTGCCGGAAGTCGGTCGGTCAATCGGCATGACACTGAAGGAATTGAAGCGGTCGGCCAGTGGTGTGCTGGATGACGAAGACCGGTCGCGAGAAAAAACAGCCCCACAGGAGACGGAGGTAAAAAGCGCTACCAAATCATGA